DNA from Tripterygium wilfordii isolate XIE 37 chromosome 15, ASM1340144v1, whole genome shotgun sequence:
TTGTGAGGAAATTACAGGGTGTATATCCCGTTTTCTTCCTGACAAATGGAGGAACTGAGCTTTACTACGATGTGAGGAGGAACTCCTTCGAGGAGGCCATGAAGTTGTGCCTGGAGGGTGGTTTACAAGGGATTGTCTCTGAAGTCAAAGGGGTTTTCAGAAATCCCGGGGCTGTTAACAAGATCAAAGAGGCCAAGCTCTCTCTCCTCACATATGGCAAATTGAAGTAAGCTTCATGAAATTCCAAGTacttgaagatcaaaaagtggTATTTTGcatctatgggtgtgcttatatataatatatatttttttgttacagTAATGTATCTGAGGCAGTGTACATGCAACACTTGATGGGGATTGATGGGGTGATTGTTGATCTTGTTAAAGAGATAACAGAGGCAGTGGCTGATCTGATTCCACAGTCATCAAATTTGGGTGATGGGGAGAGTTTGGCCAGTGGAGAAGGGAAGACAAGGCCTCAGTTCTCAGAAAAGgagctttcatttctttttaagCTCATCCCAGAATTGATACGGCTCTAATATAAGGCTCTGTTTGCTTTTTGCATAGCTGTTCCCATCTTTTATGGGCCGTGTATATAAACTTAcacttggtttttatttttctttttctttgttgggcTCCAATGTTGTGGTAATGGATCTTGTATCAGTCTTTACCAGCTGTCAATCTTAGTATTGGTGTCGTTGGCCAAAAGGAACAAATACTTCCGAGATGGGCTTAACCTAACTAATAACCTTAACCGCGAAACACAAGAGTAGGTTAATTGGGTATTTATTGGTCCAAAATTTTCCAATGTACCCCCCCTTCACAAGGGAATAATATTTAAGTTAAAACCCTTCACGGTCAAATGATCATCTTCAATTCTCCTGAATCTTTTTTCTCCTAATTAACATTATGCAAGTCCAAGCTCGTCTTTAATATTTTCAGTTTATGCATAAACTATACATATATGCAAACTATCTTTATCTTATCATTACAATCATTATTGACTTGATCGGACCTTTGGTTGACATCTCCTCTCCTCAGTGTCTAACACATCTTTCATTATTTCGCTAATGGCCTCCTTTGAACACTCTTTGATTGTACGTAGATTATTCGAACATCTACAAGTATAAACACATGCATGTAATGATGTAATTAATAATCTTGTGTTCTAGTGTTAATTAGTCTTAGACCAgttttcaattatatatataaataaatgcatATGTAAAGCAAATGCAATCATACTCGAGAACCAGAATTTTGTTGACTGCATTTTTTGGTGGGTGCCTTTCTTAGTGAGGtctagaaaagaaaaacagtagAAATTAAATAGATGCGTTTCAATCACGGCCAGGGATATGATTCAGGAATCGAAACCCTATGCATatattatttctctttttttttttttaaatttttttaatgtgatgTGGGCATCGtatctagctagctagctagctagcttgcTTTAATTTTGATGTCCTTCGGTATATGTCCATGCTTTTCAATTCCTTATGCGTGCAGTTGGATCTATATTCAAACCCATCACAACAAACAAAtgcatatattatttttaatacaacaacaaagtatatatacatatatatattcgaGACCTATACATTTTTGTGTACTTGATACTCAATTAATGCAATTAACTATGTCGAACAAGATAACTAATTTATCTAAGCAACTAATTAAAGAATATCATGGCACGACAGCTTTATTATTTGTTAGTGTTGGTGTTAGTGGCACCCCATTATGAatttatcataaataaatatgaTAATGTAAAATAAATCGTGGCCGTGTATTTGAGGGAATCTCGTGGGGTCAAATTGTCAACTTTAAGAAGAGAAACCCACCCACTGTGACAACAGAAGAAGTTGATATTGGGATTTTTAAAGGGACTTTATGAATGAATATGGTCCTGTCTTGTCCTGTCCGTCTCATTCAATTTGAAATTAATTAGTTCCTTTCTTGGAGATGAATCAATATACAGAGACACTATCAATCAATGTTTTCAAACTTCTTCGAACACGCATCTACAGTCGTCGTGTTCTTCAAAACCTGCTGCtcgagagaggaaaaaaaaaaaacacgaaaacTAGAAGacatgatttatttttattttctgttttaatcATTAATAACCTTTTAGTGTCGATCGTTGTTGACTTttgctttaattaattaataatgatCCAAGGTTTGTCTTTAGCCTAACCCAAAAAGGATTGGGGAAACGCACGAGCATAAGCACCAACccgacctatatatatatatatatatattagtgaaATGTTTAGTTGAGAACCAAATTCAAAGCAGATAGCCAGATAATAAAACGAAACCCGACCTTTGATTATTTTCCGGCAAAAGGAGGACACGTGGGCACACGTTGTGGCTCTAGCGGCACGAGGGTCTGCTTTTTCTTTGACGGAAAGCAATAATAATGTTAATTTGGGTTTCGCCTTTTTGAACTCCTTCGAAGTTAATTAAGGTCAAGTGTCATGGACACCCCTTATGATAGGATAGGGGTTATTTTTACATGCATCTCTCATTTTGAATTTATAAGAATTAGATCCCTATGCTTTGTTTTCATGTCATGCTCCGTCCCCGTCATTTGATAAACATAACACATAAAACTACGTCATTTTAACTTaataaaattgttaaaaaaaaatcaaatgaaacaCCATCTTCTCCGTCTCCTCAAACGCTCCAAAACCCATCTTCTCTAGCATCAATAGACTGCATCTTTTAACATCGGGCATTCAATGTGCTATAGATAAAATGGAGACCGTGGTGTCTGTAACAATTTTATCTCTTACTTCGAATCTCACTTGCAAACAAAGAAGGAGATGTTGAATCATACAATTATATGGTCAACCAATCTAATAATTCGTAGGAGTGGGTGATTGAAACGTCATTAATAGGAGGACAAACTTCCTAACCAGAGATAAAAGATAGACCAATCATTGTTGGATGGCAAAATTATTGGCTTAAGCTATGTTGAGTTGTTCTCCAGTTGGCTTAAGCCATTGAAGCGCTTAAGAACAGactgcaaaaaaaaatacagtgagagagagagaggagagagagaattgcagtgagagaggagagagaaaaagagttTTTTAGTAAATAGTGTTTTATTTGGACTTCTTTTCCAATTTTGTTAAGTAAAAACTATGTCGTTTTTGCACTCCACGTTAGTCAAATGATGCCCGGTCGATAACAAAGCACACGGGGTCCAATTCTTACAAATTCAAAACGAATgaatgcatgtagaaatgacCTCAATCACAAGAGGTGTCCATAACATTTGACCTTAATTAATATTAACGATaaataacaaaacaacaaataaaaaagcTGAAATAGAAGAGAATGGGGGTTTCAACTTTGAAtacagtatatatatagatttggaATATCTTCATAAcctacaaaaaaaagaagcttgtCTTTCTCATATTGCTTTGCCTTGCCAGCCCATACTCACAAAAAGAGTCTGATCTCCTTTGCTTTtgggctctctctctctctctctctgtgttggCAGAGAGATCATATATTCCATATCTACCTAAATGGCTTCCTTATTTGTCTTCTTTGCTTCCTTTTGAGGCTCATCATCCATCATCCTCAACTTGGTTGAGCCATAtaggtatatgtatatatagagatagagagagagatagagagagagagagagagatgcagagaTCAGCAAGCAGCTTAGTGATTAATGGAGGCCTAGGGGTGAGGTTGCCTGTTGGGTACAGGTTCCACCCAACAGATGAGGAGCTTGTAGTTCATTACTTGAGGAAGAAGGTGTTTGATCTCCCATTGCCTGCTTCTGTCATTCCTGACCTTGATGTTTTCCAAACTCATCCTTGGAGTTTGCCAGGTAATTAATTATACATTAGTGAATATTTCTATTTCTctagatatttatatatacacatacatatagtgTTTATGGAATAGAAAGTAGTTatgagcctttttttttttatggcttgGGGGTTGTTGATGTTAGGTGATTTGAAGGAGAAGAGGTACTTCTTTagcaagagagagaggaataatAATGACAatggcaagaaaagaaagagagtcaAAACTAGTGATGGGTCTGGTTACTGGAAGCCTAatggaaaagaaaggaaaattgtGGATCCAGTGAGCAATGAAGTCGTCGGGTTAAAGAAATCACTGGTTTTCTGCCAGTATTCAACCGCCCACTTTGAGTGCAGCACTAACACTGAAACTGAATGGGTCATGCATGAATTCAGGCTCTTTGGAAACCAGGTAAACATTTTGGTATTTGGAAATTGTACTATTTTCATTGATTTATTATCGATCTAATGGattctattattattaatattatttttgtgcaCGTTGATTTGGAAATTAATGAATTATTTGCAGATATCTATGAAAGCCTTAATGAAGGAAACATGGGTTGTGCATAGCCTGTttcagaagaaaagaaagcctAAAAGACATGGTCATGGTGTGAGAAGCTACGTTCATGATGAAGTGATTGATAGGCCAAGTTTGATGGATTTTATGGTGGAAACTAATGATGATCATGAAGGTCCTCCTCAACCTGCTTCGCCATGTTTTAGTGAAGTCACTGATGAGATTTCATCACGCGGGTATTTGTTAGCTCATGAACAGGAAGAAACCAGCAGCACCAGTACTGCCAATGACAACATtagcttttgttcttcattttcaaGAATGAGAAATAAGAATTAGAAGCAAAAAGAGAGAATTAAAACGACCCAATTAAGATGAATGAAAAGTTTGTATTCAACTCTTTATTACATGATGTGTGCTACTTCCTATAccgcatgcatatcattatttggaatgtaattttttttttcatgagagaaacaaagaagaagaagaaaatagataattttttttttttttatgggtagCACATAGCATCTTTCCACATGGGAGGTACATATTCAATATATCTATGCAGAATAATTACTTAAAATATGCTTCCATTATTTTTCTCATAAGTAATTAAGTATTGATGTATTATAAaactattatatattatttgattaATGTGCATGTCttcttttgattaatttttttttgaagttcagTCACAATTAAATTAAGCAATGGGCTTTGGTTTTGACATGAGAATATAAGATTCTTTTTGTCTGACAAACACAACAATCAATCAATAAGATGAGAATAAGAATAAGATAGCATAAAATTGTCAGTGCTGTAGGTACTAGCTATTCTAAAAGGTTAGGTTAATGTAGCAAGTCTGGACGTCTGGTGAACACAAAACTGTCGCAAGTGTGACATGCATGCAGCAGGACTGGGAAAATGCATCATGATCAACACCGTACCTTTTTGCACTTGATAATATATTCCAAAAACTTGGTGTTGAGGTGGAAATGTTTTTAGTTTTCTGTGTTTCTGGAGATTAAAGGAAATTTTGATAATGGTGATCGAGGCACCGTGTAAGTAAAACCGCCCACGCCGACCACACCGCTATTAACATTTCTTGTCGGAATATAAAATCTTCGTCACctactaataattaattaatttggtcCCCCTCCCCCCAAATTAAAGTAAAAGTAGGTGAAATCAAATGCTATAAATATAATTGCAGCGTAAAATGATGACTTTTAGTAATCTCTAatgcataatatatatatatatagccaatgGATCAATCATTAGTGGGCCTCCATCATGCGAATACATTAGCAAAATCTTTTCCTGATAAAAGGccaattgtttttctttctttataaaTAAAGAATATAAATCATAGATAATTCTAATCAATCATTGATGGCTTAGGGAGAGAAGAGTAATATTCCATTGTCATAATAAATATggattattgaaaaaaatgacATCACATATATTTTGgatattttccttcaatttcacAAAcgaaatttttattattttttgacatgATTAGTTGACGGGAATTTTCCTAAGAGAAAATGGATTGTGAGAGTGTGTCACTTGAACTAGTAATAAAGCTTGTACATATGTGTCTTTTTTCTATCATGAAGCAACCGGCTATAtgaacaatgaa
Protein-coding regions in this window:
- the LOC120017267 gene encoding NAC domain-containing protein 83-like yields the protein MQRSASSLVINGGLGVRLPVGYRFHPTDEELVVHYLRKKVFDLPLPASVIPDLDVFQTHPWSLPGDLKEKRYFFSKRERNNNDNGKKRKRVKTSDGSGYWKPNGKERKIVDPVSNEVVGLKKSLVFCQYSTAHFECSTNTETEWVMHEFRLFGNQISMKALMKETWVVHSLFQKKRKPKRHGHGVRSYVHDEVIDRPSLMDFMVETNDDHEGPPQPASPCFSEVTDEISSRGYLLAHEQEETSSTSTANDNISFCSSFSRMRNKN